Part of the Synechococcus sp. HK01-R genome is shown below.
GTGGTATACATCTAGAAGCAGCTATTTCTAAAGTACCCACTGTCTATTATCAGTTTTCGAAGGCTCAGCCTTTTGATATTTTCGGATATGTAGCGAATGGACTCTCAATTCATCTTTCGTCTGTTAATGATTCCAAAAAGGTAATTCATCAAGCACTAGAACAATCTATTGCCGCTCGTCGAAATGCTATCCGTTACTATATTTCATCTTATGACACTCGTTCGTATGGCGCAGAGCCTTCTACTGTAGCAGAGGCTATCTTGTCATTAGTTAATAATAAAACTCCCTCGGTTCCTTTTTCAATCCTGAAATCATGTTGAGGCGTATCCTCCGTCAACTGCTTCCATTAAATTCGAGAAATAACGGTCCTTGCCACTTTACATTTGACTATAAATCATCTTCTATTGAAGAGATAGCATACGCTCTTCGAAAGTTTGGTGGTGTGCATATTAAAAACTTTTATAGCTCCAGCGAACTCGTTGAGGTTTTTAATGATTATCTTTCTGACTCTTTTACCATTCCTGATAATAAAATTGTATATGATTTCGACGTTAAAGATTATCATCATCAACGTGGGCCTGTTATCCGCGGTTCTGTCGCAACTGAGTTTACGAACAGATTTGGTCGCAGGGAAAAGTTATTTATAGATTCAGGAATGATTGATTTTTTCTCACCTAAATTAGAAGGTAAGCAACAAATTGCTTCGGATTCAATTGTCTCGTTTACTAATAATGTCTTGGCATTAGCCTTTTCAGAGCAGTTTTCTTCTGGACAGCACCATATATACATATATAATTCTGTCAAAACACCTAGATGCTTTCATCGAGACTGTTATGTGCCAAGAGTAAAATCATTTCTTACTCTCAAAGGAGTTGATTCACTTGAACAGGGCCCATACGGCTTTCATCCCTTTTCGCACAGACTTAGATGGCTTCGATTTTCTATTCTTCAGGTGATTAATTTTATTTTCGGATCTGACTTGGGTGGATCTTATACTGATTCAACCTTAACCTCGAGCCGTCAGATAGTTCCCTTTTTCAATACTTGTGGTGATCTCTTAATAACTCGCCAAGATTGTACACATGGTGATTTTCCCTGTACAGTCAGTTTCAAAAAAGTGGTATTAGTACAAAACTTTTTTCTTAGGTAGCCATGCGATCAAAATTGCTTTCAATTGTCATCCCTGTCTACGAAAATTGTGAGGCTCTTAAGTTAAATATCCTATCTATTTCCCAAGGCTTAGATGAATCAATTGATAATGTTGAATTTATTATTTCTGAAAATTTTTCTACTACTCATAATCGTAATCAGTTAAAACTATTTTTGGCATCTATCCCTCAGGCTCGCCTGTTTTGCCATTCATCTAATATTGGATATGCTAGAAACCTTTTTACAGCAATATCTTTAGCTGCTGGCGATTATATATTGTTACTTGGCGATGATGACAGACCCAGTCACTCTCTATTATCTTCATTGATAAGATACTTGCCGCTTAAACGTGATAAAAGTCTTCTATTCCTTCCCTTCAAGGGCTTGCAGTCCTCTTCCTCGCCTGCCAACTCATTCTCCAAGTCTTTTTCTTGGGTATCAATGCGATCTGGTTCTATGCCAGGAATTGTCATCCATAAAAAAACTCTTGACATGAAAAATGTTTCTTTGGATAATTGCATCTATCCGCAAATAGAGATGGCATTGTCGGCATTTGTTAATTTTGGACTTGACCATAAAGTACTAGATGGTGAGCTAGCTTGTGGTTCTGGTTTGGAGCTTGAATCTCGATTTGAAGATCATATGCAACGCCCTTTAGATTTTGGAGTAAATGAACGAATTTCTATTATTAAGCGTGTTGCTGCCGTTCATCACCTTAATGCACTCTCAACCTTTCGTGCTTTTTATTCAACTTATTGTTGGGCCTTTGATAAATCTCTCTTGTTACTGGCTAATCGGAGTAAGTGGACAGCTTCATATACCTTGGCGTATGTTGTTCGTTCGCCTGATTTCATAATCTTATTGCTTACTTTTTCCCTGTATTTGATACGCAAGCTTTTTTCTTTTGTTTCTAAAATTATTTCTCGGATAAAAATTTTGGCATGACGCACAATGCTTCTGCTTGCATTCACTTATGTCCCCATGTATTCAATTCATTTTTGTAGCTTCTGTGTTGTTAATTGATTGCTCTTGTTTTTTACATTTTCTCAAACCGTATGATTAATCATTTTCTCCTGCTCACATGTATGTATTCTCAATTTGTCTCTTAGCGTCAAATGCCTTCTTGTTCCAATAATGTCTCTCTTATGGAATAGCATAGTCACTGTCCTTTCGTTACCCTTTTATTAATTGAAATTTTCATTCACTTGATTTTTGTTTAGCATCTGTTTTCTGATTTGATTGTTACCTATCAAAACTTTTTTGCGGCACACTTTTAGATCAGATTTTTAGTTTTCATTATGAACACTCCTTTGCTTTTGCTGACATGGCGTAGGCCTAATACACTTAAGCAGGTCATCGAAGCAATTCGGCCAGTTGCTCCTACGAATCTGTTTGTTGCCTCTGACGGCCCTAATCTTAGTCGAGATGGGGAAGTTGATAAGGTGAATGCTACTCGCCAAGTAATTCAACAAGAGATAGACTGGACCTGTGACATAAAATTATTTTATTCCGATGTCAATCAAGGTTGTCGATTAGGTGTAAGCCGTGCCATCTCATGGTTTTTTGACCATGTTGAAGAGGGAATTATTTTGGAGGATGATTGCGTTCCCCATCCAGATTTCTTTGTCTTTTGTGAAACCTTGCTTAATTACTACCGTTCTGACACACGCATATCTTGTATTAGTGGAAATAACTTTTTTGATGGGAAATGGATTGGAGATGGTGATTACTTTTTTGGGCAAATTCCAATGTGCTGGGGGTGGGCTACTTGGAAGTCGAGATGGTGCAAATATGACTCTGACCTTCAACTTTGGCCAATTGCCAAGCGGTTGAATCTTCTACAATCTGTTTTCTCTGACTCGGCAATGTGCACATATTGGGCAGAAATTTGGGACACCCTGTACCTTCATTCTAAGCCTGATTCTTGGGCTTACAGATGGGCACTCACTTGTGTTGTCAATGGTGGTTTAACTGCCTTACCAAAGGTCAACCTAGTCTCTAATGTCGGATTTGGTGATGATGCTAGCCACACTCTTGATATTAAATGCTCTCGACCTGCTTCTAGCCTGCTATCTAGTACAATTGCACATCCACATTTTGTAATATCCAATCGTTATAACAACAAACTGATTTTTGATAATCATTTTGGCGGCAAATCGCGCCGTTTTCCTTGGAACTATGTTAGAAAAATTCGCAATTTTTTATTACGTTTATATGGGTAGCCTCGTCGTTTTCACCTCCTCGACTTTTTCTCTCGGCCTGCTATTCTTTCTCTAATTCCTTCCCTACGTATTTATTTTTACTGATGAAAGCAGTTATTCTTGCTGGTGGGCTTGGCACTCGTATCAGCGAAGAAACCCATCTTCGTCCTAAGCCTATGGTAGAGATTGGTGGTAAGCCGATCTTGTGGCATATAATGAAAATCTATAGCGCTTATGGAATTAACGAATTCGTTATTTGTTGTGGATACAAAGGTTATGTTATTAAGGAGTACTTTGCCAACTATTTTCTCCATATGAGTGACGTTACCTTTCATATGAAACTTAATTCCATGGAGGTTCACCACAAGAAGGCGGAGCCTTGGCAAGTTACATTGGTTGATACAGGTGAAACGACGATGACAGGAGGGCGTTTAAAGCGTGTAAGAGAGTACCTAGGGAATTCAAGTTTTTGTTTCACCTATGGAGACGGAGTTTCTGATATCGACATTAACGCTTTGGTTGCCCATCACAAGAATGATGGCCGTCTTGCAACCGTGACGGCAGTACAACCCCCTGGACGTTATGGGGCTCTTGAGTTCGCCGGAGATAATTTAGTAAGTGGTTTTCAGGAAAAGCCTAAAGGTGACGGTGGGATGATAAATGGTGGTTTCTTTGTATTAGAACCAGAGGTAATCGATTTTATAAATGGAGATTCAACTGTTTGGGAGCAAGAGCCTCTTAGGCAACTTGCAGAAGACCGACAACTTACCGCTTATTTGCATACAGGTTTTTGGCAACCCATGGACACTCTTCGTGATCGTAATTATCTAGATAATCTTTGGTTGCAATCAAAGGCTCCCTGGAAGGTTTGGTGATGTTGCAATCTGATTTCTGGCAAGGTAAGCGTGTCTTATTGACGGGTCATACAGGATTTAAAGGAAGTTGGTTGCTTCTTTGGTTGCAGCAGCTTGGCGCGGAAGTTTGGACATATTCACTTGAACCAGAGGGTGATTCTAGCTTGTTTTCTTCCCTTTTTGGGGATTCATTAACTTCTCAACGTTGGCATCATCGGATTGGCAATCTTTTAGATAGGCCTTCTTTAGATCGTGTTGTTCAGTTATCTCAACCAGAGGTTGTGTTTCACCTTGCTGCACAACCCCTGGTCCGACGTAGTTACCAAGATCCTGTTGGGACCTGGTCGACCAATGTTCTTGGAAGTCTCCACCTGCTGGAGTCACTTCGTCTTGTGATGCAACCATGTTCGGTCGTTATGGTCACGACCGATAAGGTTTACGAAAATCAGGAATGGTCCTACGGCTATAGGGAGAATGACCGCCTAGGTGGTCATGACCCCTATAGTGCCAGTAAGGCAGCTTCAGAAATTGCTATTTCAAGTTGGCGTTCAAGCTTTTGTGGCATTGCTCCTCATCAGACTCCCCATATCCGCGTCGCAACTGCGAGAGCGGGAAACGTAATAGGAGGAGGAGATTGGGCTTTAGACAGGATTTTTCCTGACGCTATCCGTGCACTTATGAACAACAGCCCAAT
Proteins encoded:
- a CDS encoding glycosyltransferase family 2 protein, which encodes MNTPLLLLTWRRPNTLKQVIEAIRPVAPTNLFVASDGPNLSRDGEVDKVNATRQVIQQEIDWTCDIKLFYSDVNQGCRLGVSRAISWFFDHVEEGIILEDDCVPHPDFFVFCETLLNYYRSDTRISCISGNNFFDGKWIGDGDYFFGQIPMCWGWATWKSRWCKYDSDLQLWPIAKRLNLLQSVFSDSAMCTYWAEIWDTLYLHSKPDSWAYRWALTCVVNGGLTALPKVNLVSNVGFGDDASHTLDIKCSRPASSLLSSTIAHPHFVISNRYNNKLIFDNHFGGKSRRFPWNYVRKIRNFLLRLYG
- a CDS encoding glycosyltransferase family 2 protein translates to MLSIVIPVYENCEALKLNILSISQGLDESIDNVEFIISENFSTTHNRNQLKLFLASIPQARLFCHSSNIGYARNLFTAISLAAGDYILLLGDDDRPSHSLLSSLIRYLPLKRDKSLLFLPFKGLQSSSSPANSFSKSFSWVSMRSGSMPGIVIHKKTLDMKNVSLDNCIYPQIEMALSAFVNFGLDHKVLDGELACGSGLELESRFEDHMQRPLDFGVNERISIIKRVAAVHHLNALSTFRAFYSTYCWAFDKSLLLLANRSKWTASYTLAYVVRSPDFIILLLTFSLYLIRKLFSFVSKIISRIKILA
- the rfbG gene encoding CDP-glucose 4,6-dehydratase — encoded protein: MVAIKGSLEGLVMLQSDFWQGKRVLLTGHTGFKGSWLLLWLQQLGAEVWTYSLEPEGDSSLFSSLFGDSLTSQRWHHRIGNLLDRPSLDRVVQLSQPEVVFHLAAQPLVRRSYQDPVGTWSTNVLGSLHLLESLRLVMQPCSVVMVTTDKVYENQEWSYGYRENDRLGGHDPYSASKAASEIAISSWRSSFCGIAPHQTPHIRVATARAGNVIGGGDWALDRIFPDAIRALMNNSPIPVRNPSATRPWQHVIEPLYGYLRLAEALSSDRSLFCDAFNFGPNASSNRPVVDLVTTILKHWPGHWEDQSVDSAPHEANLLHLQIDKAYHHLGWFPQWDFNTTLTRTVGWYRAVHEGASPLECCLADLNAYTKLLTSS
- the rfbF gene encoding glucose-1-phosphate cytidylyltransferase — protein: MKAVILAGGLGTRISEETHLRPKPMVEIGGKPILWHIMKIYSAYGINEFVICCGYKGYVIKEYFANYFLHMSDVTFHMKLNSMEVHHKKAEPWQVTLVDTGETTMTGGRLKRVREYLGNSSFCFTYGDGVSDIDINALVAHHKNDGRLATVTAVQPPGRYGALEFAGDNLVSGFQEKPKGDGGMINGGFFVLEPEVIDFINGDSTVWEQEPLRQLAEDRQLTAYLHTGFWQPMDTLRDRNYLDNLWLQSKAPWKVW